The Mytilus galloprovincialis chromosome 7, xbMytGall1.hap1.1, whole genome shotgun sequence genome has a window encoding:
- the LOC143082126 gene encoding uncharacterized protein LOC143082126 produces the protein MSTTEKPSWGLNNSTRSILPTTSVESPYVTSLVSTTEKPYWGSDNSTLPTGNVASLNVTDLLATTDKPYLKWGSSSTLITGKEGLQNVTDLISSTKKPYFGWGNSSGENSNESSSSCSSSINLVGPILGVLLVLVSIIFIVIILRLRKTGLRKHHRNTKDTIRTYEDIGSIPADHIYTAMQQSSGRDSYIQPRSPYINHHTNTLIGKIEEHEFTEGESEDNQYSQMQDQHHYVDIIA, from the exons ATGTCTACAACGGAGAAACCGTCCTGGGGATTGAACAATTCTACAAGAAGTATTCTGCCAACTACAAGTGTAGAATCTCCATATGTAACAAGCTTGGTTTCTACAACGGAAAAACCATATTGGGGATCGGATAATTCTACTCTGCCAACTGGAAATGTAGCATCTCTTAATGTAACAGACTTACTGGCAACAACAGATAAGCCATACTTGAAATGGGGTAGTTCTTCAACTCTGATAACTGGAAAAGAAGGGTTGCAAAATGTGACAGACTTAATTTCCTCCACAAAGAAACCTTACTTTGGATGGGGTAATTCCTCAGGAG AGAATTCAAATGAAAGCAGTTCATCATGCTCCTCTTCAATTAATTTAGTCGGACCTATATTGGGCGTTCTTTTGGTGCTGGTATCTATCATATTTATCGTTATCATTCTAAGGCTTAGAAAAACAG GTTTAAGGAAGCATCACAGAAATACCAAGGACACAATCAG GACATATGAAGACATTGGTTCTATACCAGCAGATCACATTTATACAGCAATGCAACAAAGCTCAGGACGAGACTCATATATCCAACCAAGGTCACCTTATATTAACCATCATACTAATACACTTATAGGCAAGATTGAGGAACATGAGTTCACTGAAGGAGAATCTGAAGACAATCAATACAGTCAAATGCAGGATCAGCATCACTATGTTGATATCATTGCATGA